In one bacterium genomic region, the following are encoded:
- a CDS encoding VOC family protein — translation MATQTKHAHGVFSWVQLGVPDTAPAKPFYGSLFGWEFEDMPAGPGMTYTFIKYKGKSVGGLAAMPKEVVAKGVPSHWLPFVNVTNADDVVKKAKQSGGKLPMGEAMDVLDAGRMAFLQDPTGAHFAIWQAKTHQGADVVNETGAMCWNELMTADTETAGRFYKTMFGWNAEQVDMSDDSTYTIFKIGEKQIGGMMKRPPRLKDVPPNWLTYFAVTSVDEMAKKAANLGAKIFQPPTDIPNTGRFAVIQDPQGAVFALFKPKA, via the coding sequence GTGGCTACACAGACCAAGCACGCGCACGGCGTCTTTTCTTGGGTACAGTTGGGGGTCCCCGACACCGCACCGGCAAAGCCCTTCTACGGGAGCCTGTTCGGGTGGGAGTTTGAGGACATGCCGGCCGGCCCTGGAATGACGTACACGTTCATCAAGTACAAGGGCAAGAGTGTCGGTGGCCTCGCCGCGATGCCCAAAGAGGTCGTCGCCAAGGGCGTGCCGTCGCACTGGCTGCCCTTCGTCAACGTAACGAACGCCGATGACGTCGTCAAGAAGGCGAAGCAGAGCGGCGGCAAGTTGCCGATGGGCGAGGCCATGGACGTCCTGGATGCTGGACGCATGGCGTTCCTGCAAGATCCTACAGGTGCGCATTTCGCGATCTGGCAGGCCAAGACCCATCAGGGCGCCGATGTTGTCAACGAAACCGGCGCGATGTGCTGGAACGAACTGATGACCGCGGACACCGAAACTGCTGGGCGGTTCTACAAAACGATGTTTGGCTGGAACGCCGAACAGGTCGATATGAGCGACGATAGCACGTACACGATCTTCAAGATCGGCGAAAAGCAGATCGGCGGGATGATGAAGCGGCCGCCCCGCCTCAAGGATGTGCCGCCCAACTGGCTCACGTACTTCGCCGTTACGAGCGTCGACGAGATGGCGAAGAAGGCCGCGAACCTCGGCGCCAAGATCTTCCAACCGCCAACGGACATCCCGAACACCGGCCGCTTCGCGGTTATCCAGGATCCGCAGGGCGCGGTGTTCGCACTCTTCAAGCCGAAGGCGTGA